A genomic segment from Modestobacter roseus encodes:
- a CDS encoding acetyl-CoA C-acetyltransferase, producing the protein MDDVVICSPVRTPVGRMGGVFAGLSANQLAATTLRALAERTGLAEGEVDDVVLGHCNPSGENPAIGRIAALDAGLGVQVPGLQVDRRCGSGLQAVVYAAMQVASGAGTVVIAGGVESMSNVEHYALGLRTGAKGDGVMLHDRLARARETAGGVDHPVPGGMLETAENVRREHGIDRLEQDAWALRSQQAAGAAIREGRFKDEIIGVEVPGTRKTPARVVLDDEHPRPDTTMEDLAKLRPVMGRVDPEATVTAGNASGQNDGAAACVVTTRAEADRRGWEPFVRLVGWSVAGVPPETMGIGPVPATAAVLQRTGLTLADMDLIELNEAFASQVLACLGAWGLGADDRERVNVNGSGISLGHPVGATGARILATLAHEMRRREARYGLETMCIGGGQGLAAVFERVV; encoded by the coding sequence ATGGACGACGTCGTCATCTGTTCCCCGGTGCGCACGCCCGTCGGTCGCATGGGCGGTGTCTTCGCCGGCCTGAGCGCCAACCAGCTCGCCGCCACCACGCTGCGCGCCCTCGCCGAGCGGACCGGCCTGGCGGAGGGCGAGGTCGACGACGTCGTGCTCGGCCACTGCAACCCCAGCGGCGAGAACCCGGCCATCGGCCGCATCGCCGCCCTCGACGCCGGCCTGGGCGTGCAGGTGCCGGGGCTGCAGGTCGACCGGCGCTGCGGCTCCGGGCTGCAGGCCGTCGTCTACGCGGCCATGCAGGTGGCCTCCGGCGCCGGCACGGTGGTGATCGCCGGCGGCGTGGAGTCGATGAGCAACGTCGAGCACTACGCCCTGGGGCTGCGCACCGGCGCCAAGGGTGACGGCGTCATGCTGCACGACCGCCTCGCCCGTGCCCGCGAGACCGCCGGCGGAGTCGACCACCCGGTGCCCGGCGGCATGCTGGAGACCGCGGAGAACGTGCGTCGCGAGCACGGGATCGACCGGCTCGAGCAGGACGCCTGGGCGCTGCGCTCGCAGCAGGCGGCCGGCGCCGCGATCCGCGAGGGCCGGTTCAAGGACGAGATCATCGGCGTCGAGGTGCCCGGCACCCGGAAGACCCCCGCCCGCGTCGTCCTCGACGACGAGCACCCGCGGCCGGACACCACCATGGAGGACCTGGCGAAGCTCCGGCCGGTGATGGGCCGGGTCGATCCCGAGGCCACCGTCACCGCCGGCAACGCCTCCGGGCAGAACGACGGTGCAGCGGCCTGCGTCGTCACCACCCGGGCCGAGGCCGACCGGCGCGGCTGGGAGCCCTTCGTCCGCCTGGTCGGGTGGTCGGTGGCCGGGGTCCCGCCGGAGACCATGGGCATCGGCCCGGTCCCGGCCACGGCCGCGGTGCTGCAGCGGACCGGGTTGACGCTCGCCGACATGGACCTCATCGAGCTCAACGAGGCGTTCGCCAGCCAGGTGCTCGCGTGCTTGGGGGCGTGGGGCCTGGGCGCCGACGACCGCGAGCGGGTCAACGTCAACGGTTCGGGCATCTCCCTCGGTCACCCGGTCGGGGCCACCGGTGCCCGGATCCTGGCCACGCTGGCCCACGAGATGCGCCGGCGCGAGGCCCGCTACGGCCTCGAGACGATGTGCATCGGCGGCGGGCAGGGGCTGGCCGCCGTCTTCGAGCGGGTGGTCTGA
- a CDS encoding LppU/SCO3897 family protein yields MSTPGPGGHQPSEQHPSPQSWGQQPPAGQPHQQAWAAGDPAAGATAPTQKTSGGKVKAIIGGLVALVVVLGAASFLLGAGDPEVGDCMQQTGPTEFDVVDCSSSDAEFRVVGTAEDMTEDAFDAASGEELCGRFQEADSALWYGLGDSGHVYCTTSL; encoded by the coding sequence GTGAGCACCCCCGGCCCGGGCGGCCACCAGCCGTCCGAGCAGCACCCCAGCCCGCAGAGCTGGGGACAGCAGCCGCCCGCCGGCCAGCCGCATCAGCAGGCATGGGCCGCCGGGGATCCGGCGGCGGGCGCCACCGCCCCCACGCAGAAGACGTCCGGCGGCAAGGTGAAGGCGATCATCGGCGGCCTCGTCGCGCTCGTGGTCGTCCTCGGCGCCGCGAGCTTCCTGCTCGGCGCGGGTGACCCGGAGGTGGGCGACTGCATGCAGCAGACCGGCCCGACCGAGTTCGACGTCGTCGACTGCTCCTCGTCCGACGCCGAGTTCCGGGTCGTCGGCACCGCGGAGGACATGACCGAGGACGCCTTCGACGCCGCCAGCGGCGAGGAGCTGTGCGGCCGGTTCCAGGAGGCTGACTCCGCGCTCTGGTACGGATTGGGCGACAGCGGGCACGTGTACTGCACCACCTCCCTCTGA
- a CDS encoding TM0106 family RecB-like putative nuclease → MYEIDGGLVVSASDLTGFLECEHLTRLSLEVARGERTRPPAVDPMTELVAAHGIEHEARHLQRLRDRGLSVVEIAAPTGKDPAALRRAQADTLAAMRAGADVVYQATFTDGTWRGHADFLLKRTDRVSDLGPWAYDVADTKLARRIKVPALLQMALYGDLLAALQGTPPELLTVVTGDQQELVFRYADAEAYTRSTRQRFLDRLDDGALAPPYPNAHCGVCPWRETCTDRWREEDSLSLVAFMRRDHALALTEAGIPTVRALAGRGPDALPDAIGRTSRERLTQQARLQVAERTTGQPSYEFLPREPGRGFELLPPPSRGDLFFDIEGDPFAGDAGLEYLWGVLDTAGGFTAHWGCDPDGDDHATAEQRAFEALVDQLTAAHAADPTMHVYHYAPYEPTRLKTLSARLGTREADVDRLLRADVLVDLYAVVRQGLRLSKESYSIKQVEDYYRGHTRAHGDEVSDAGDSIVAFERWLATRDQGMLDQIEAYNRDDCVSTQQLRDWLEERSTELLRSGAELRRPADGDPDASAELVAAQAMREELEDRLTTGLPPAGRTPEQEGTWLLAQQLGWHAREARSAWWEYFRLRDLPADDLERETAALGPLTDPEFLGAQRRSQHWRYSFPPQETKVSAGSRFEHLLPAADGSRVTSSVVDVDPTAGWVVLARGTAMAAEHPTGLLPTAPPSDALFRAALAELGEQVAVTGIDADGPRRAARDLLLRRPPRLAPGSRLREPGEEPGVAVRRLAAALDGGVLAVQGPPGAGKTHTGAQAVVDLVRAGRRVGLTASSHKVIGNLLDAVMAAAREAGVPVRALQKADELQRCSDRDVQCVGSNGQVVDALDAGDVDLVAGTSWLFAREELAGRLDVLVVDEAGQLSLANTLAVSRAARNLVLLGDPQQLRQPGRGIHPDGADRSALEHVLGDDEVLPADRGVFLDRSWRMAPALCSVVSGLAYDGQLQPAWVTAENELDAPARWAAPAGLGWVPVVHEGNGAASVEEAAVVAELVGDLMGRPWRAGGRERVMGQADVLVVTPYNAQVNQVRSALAAAGLGTVEVGTVDKFQGREAAVTIFSLAASSGAHVPRRLEFLLDRHRLNVALSRARTVAYLVGSPALLTSPVHTPEQLRLVNGLCRLVETATGED, encoded by the coding sequence GTGTACGAGATCGACGGCGGGCTGGTGGTCAGCGCGAGCGACCTGACCGGCTTCCTGGAGTGCGAACACCTGACCCGGCTCTCCCTGGAGGTGGCTCGCGGGGAGCGCACCCGGCCGCCCGCCGTCGACCCGATGACCGAGCTGGTCGCCGCGCACGGCATCGAGCACGAGGCCCGGCACCTGCAGCGGCTGCGTGACCGGGGGCTGTCGGTCGTGGAGATCGCCGCCCCCACGGGCAAGGACCCCGCCGCCCTGCGCCGGGCCCAGGCCGACACCCTGGCCGCGATGCGCGCCGGCGCCGACGTGGTCTACCAGGCCACCTTCACCGACGGCACCTGGCGGGGGCATGCCGACTTCCTGCTCAAGCGCACCGACCGGGTCAGTGACCTGGGGCCGTGGGCCTACGACGTCGCCGACACCAAGCTGGCCCGTCGGATCAAGGTCCCCGCCCTCCTGCAGATGGCGCTCTACGGCGACCTGCTGGCGGCGCTGCAGGGCACGCCGCCGGAGCTGCTCACCGTCGTCACCGGCGACCAGCAGGAACTGGTCTTCCGCTACGCCGACGCGGAGGCCTACACCCGGAGCACCCGGCAGCGGTTCCTCGACCGGCTGGACGACGGCGCGCTCGCGCCGCCCTATCCGAACGCGCACTGCGGCGTCTGCCCGTGGCGGGAGACGTGCACCGACCGCTGGCGCGAGGAGGACTCCCTGTCGCTGGTGGCGTTCATGCGCCGGGACCACGCCCTCGCCCTCACCGAGGCGGGCATCCCCACGGTGCGCGCGCTCGCCGGGCGCGGCCCCGATGCCCTGCCCGATGCGATCGGCCGCACCTCCCGGGAGCGGCTCACCCAGCAGGCCCGGTTGCAGGTGGCCGAGCGCACCACCGGGCAGCCGTCCTACGAGTTCCTCCCGCGGGAGCCTGGCCGCGGGTTCGAGCTGCTGCCCCCGCCGAGCCGTGGCGACCTGTTCTTCGACATCGAGGGCGACCCGTTCGCCGGCGACGCCGGGCTGGAGTACCTGTGGGGCGTCCTCGACACCGCCGGTGGCTTCACCGCCCACTGGGGCTGCGATCCCGACGGCGACGACCACGCCACCGCCGAGCAGCGCGCCTTCGAGGCGCTGGTCGACCAGCTCACCGCCGCGCACGCGGCCGACCCGACCATGCACGTCTACCACTACGCGCCCTACGAGCCGACCCGGCTCAAGACCCTCTCCGCCCGGCTGGGCACCCGTGAGGCCGACGTCGACCGGCTGCTGCGGGCCGACGTCCTGGTCGACCTGTACGCCGTGGTCCGGCAGGGGCTGCGGCTGAGCAAGGAGTCGTACTCGATCAAGCAGGTCGAGGACTACTACCGCGGTCACACCCGCGCGCACGGTGACGAGGTCTCCGACGCCGGCGACAGCATCGTCGCCTTCGAACGCTGGCTGGCCACCCGCGACCAGGGGATGCTCGACCAGATCGAGGCCTACAACCGCGACGACTGCGTCTCCACCCAGCAGCTGCGCGACTGGCTGGAGGAGCGCAGCACCGAGCTGCTCCGGTCCGGGGCGGAGCTGCGCCGGCCGGCCGACGGCGACCCGGACGCGTCCGCGGAGCTCGTGGCCGCGCAGGCGATGCGCGAGGAGCTCGAGGACCGGCTGACCACCGGGCTGCCGCCGGCCGGGCGCACTCCCGAGCAGGAGGGGACCTGGCTGCTCGCCCAGCAGTTGGGCTGGCACGCCCGCGAGGCACGGTCGGCCTGGTGGGAGTACTTCCGGCTGCGCGACCTCCCCGCCGACGACCTGGAGCGGGAGACCGCCGCCCTCGGCCCGCTGACCGACCCCGAGTTCCTCGGCGCGCAGCGGCGCTCGCAGCACTGGCGCTACTCGTTCCCGCCGCAGGAGACCAAGGTGTCGGCGGGCTCCCGGTTCGAGCACCTGCTGCCGGCCGCGGACGGGTCACGGGTCACCAGCTCGGTGGTCGACGTCGACCCGACCGCCGGCTGGGTCGTGCTCGCCCGGGGAACGGCGATGGCCGCCGAGCACCCCACCGGGTTGCTGCCGACCGCGCCGCCGAGCGACGCGCTGTTCCGGGCAGCGCTCGCCGAGCTGGGCGAGCAGGTGGCCGTCACGGGCATCGACGCCGACGGCCCCCGGCGGGCCGCCCGCGACCTGCTGCTGCGGCGCCCGCCGCGGCTGGCTCCCGGATCCCGGCTGCGCGAGCCGGGGGAGGAGCCGGGGGTGGCGGTGCGCCGGCTGGCCGCGGCCCTGGACGGCGGGGTGCTGGCCGTGCAGGGGCCGCCCGGCGCCGGGAAGACGCACACCGGCGCGCAGGCGGTCGTCGACCTCGTCCGCGCCGGCCGTCGGGTCGGGCTGACCGCCTCCAGCCACAAGGTGATCGGCAACCTGCTCGACGCGGTGATGGCCGCCGCCCGGGAGGCCGGGGTGCCGGTCCGGGCGCTGCAGAAGGCCGACGAACTGCAGCGGTGCAGCGACCGCGACGTGCAGTGCGTCGGCAGCAACGGCCAGGTCGTCGACGCCCTCGATGCCGGGGACGTCGACCTGGTCGCCGGCACCTCGTGGCTGTTCGCCCGCGAGGAGCTCGCCGGGCGGCTCGACGTGCTGGTGGTCGACGAGGCCGGGCAGTTGTCGCTGGCCAACACCCTGGCGGTCAGTCGCGCCGCGCGGAACCTGGTGCTGCTCGGCGACCCGCAACAGCTGCGGCAGCCCGGCCGTGGCATCCACCCCGACGGCGCCGACCGCTCCGCGCTGGAGCACGTGCTCGGCGACGACGAGGTGCTCCCCGCCGACCGCGGGGTCTTCCTCGACCGGTCGTGGCGCATGGCGCCGGCGCTGTGCTCGGTGGTCAGCGGCCTGGCCTACGACGGGCAGCTGCAGCCGGCCTGGGTGACCGCGGAGAACGAGCTGGACGCGCCGGCGCGCTGGGCGGCGCCGGCCGGGCTCGGCTGGGTGCCCGTGGTGCACGAGGGCAACGGCGCGGCGTCGGTGGAGGAGGCTGCCGTCGTCGCCGAGCTGGTCGGTGACCTGATGGGCCGGCCGTGGCGTGCCGGGGGCCGCGAGCGGGTGATGGGTCAGGCCGACGTCCTCGTCGTCACGCCGTACAACGCGCAGGTCAACCAGGTGCGCAGCGCGTTGGCCGCCGCCGGTCTGGGCACGGTCGAGGTGGGCACCGTCGACAAGTTCCAGGGCCGGGAGGCCGCGGTGACGATCTTCTCGCTCGCCGCCTCCAGCGGTGCCCACGTGCCGCGCCGGCTGGAGTTCCTCCTCGACCGGCACCGGCTCAACGTCGCGCTGTCCCGCGCCAGGACCGTCGCCTACCTGGTGGGCAGCCCCGCCCTGCTCACCTCACCGGTGCACACCCCGGAGCAGCTGCGGCTGGTCAACGGCCTGTGCCGGCTGGTGGAGACCGCGACCGGCGAGGACTGA
- a CDS encoding GNAT family N-acetyltransferase: MASARGKQPTLTGSAVVLRPWAAADADAVFAACQDREIQRWTTVPSPYSQADAVAYVTEVAAAAWEDGGAVFAVIDGATGDVVGSIGAHDMRDGVAHVGYWTAPAGRERGFTSDALRTLTGWFLGDGGAARVELVVEPTNGGSLRVAEAAGFTREGLLRQRLVVRERRADVVMYSMLAGDPAMAAAVDERPGTLDR, encoded by the coding sequence ATGGCCAGTGCACGGGGGAAGCAGCCGACACTGACCGGGTCGGCGGTCGTACTCCGCCCCTGGGCGGCAGCGGATGCCGACGCGGTGTTCGCCGCCTGTCAGGACCGCGAGATCCAGCGGTGGACGACCGTCCCGTCGCCGTACTCGCAGGCGGACGCCGTCGCCTACGTCACCGAGGTGGCAGCCGCTGCCTGGGAGGACGGTGGCGCGGTGTTCGCCGTCATCGACGGCGCGACCGGCGACGTGGTGGGCAGCATCGGTGCGCACGACATGCGGGACGGAGTGGCCCACGTCGGCTACTGGACCGCGCCAGCAGGTCGCGAACGCGGGTTCACCAGCGACGCGCTCCGGACGCTCACCGGCTGGTTCCTCGGCGACGGCGGCGCCGCCCGGGTGGAGCTGGTCGTCGAGCCGACCAACGGCGGGTCGCTCCGCGTCGCGGAAGCTGCCGGGTTCACCCGGGAAGGACTGCTGCGCCAACGCCTCGTCGTGCGGGAACGTCGCGCCGACGTGGTCATGTACTCGATGCTGGCCGGTGACCCGGCCATGGCCGCCGCGGTCGACGAGCGGCCCGGCACACTCGACCGGTGA
- a CDS encoding LacI family DNA-binding transcriptional regulator, with protein MSATLSSVAAYAGVSTSTASRALSGHPAVLPSTRARVEAAAAALQYQPNRMASALRTRRSGLIGLVVNNLRNATFHTIAETLQNWGAGQGYQVLVCTTGGDPAREAAFLHTARTHHFDGLVVAGSGANTDLVNTLVTDGRAVVTMNREVPGSLAPSVMSDYRTSARLATEHLLALGHERIGVVEGRADVTSGRLSDAGFRDAMRAAGVPVSPQLVACGPFVVDFGQQAAAALLRLPEPPTALLVTNHEASLGVLQVIAATKVPVPERLSVVCTEDEPAWAWWTPQITTVDNRADLLAERAAAVLLAQLVGAESAYPVSREELVEPALVERASTAPPA; from the coding sequence GTGTCTGCCACGCTGTCCTCCGTCGCGGCCTACGCCGGGGTCAGCACCAGCACCGCGAGCCGGGCGCTCTCCGGCCACCCCGCGGTGCTGCCCTCCACCCGGGCCCGGGTGGAGGCCGCCGCAGCGGCGCTGCAGTACCAGCCGAACCGGATGGCCAGCGCGCTGCGCACCCGCCGGTCGGGGCTGATCGGCCTGGTGGTCAACAACCTGCGGAACGCGACCTTCCACACCATCGCCGAGACGCTGCAGAACTGGGGCGCCGGCCAGGGCTACCAGGTGCTGGTCTGCACCACCGGCGGCGACCCCGCGCGCGAGGCGGCGTTCCTGCACACGGCGCGCACCCACCACTTCGACGGCCTCGTCGTCGCCGGGTCCGGCGCCAACACCGACCTGGTCAACACCCTGGTCACCGACGGGCGGGCCGTGGTGACGATGAACCGCGAGGTGCCCGGCTCGCTGGCCCCGTCGGTCATGTCCGACTACCGCACCTCGGCCCGGCTGGCCACCGAGCACCTGCTCGCCCTCGGGCACGAGCGGATCGGGGTGGTGGAGGGCCGGGCCGACGTCACCTCCGGCAGGCTCAGCGACGCCGGCTTCCGCGACGCCATGAGGGCCGCCGGCGTCCCGGTCTCCCCGCAGCTGGTCGCGTGCGGCCCCTTCGTCGTCGACTTCGGCCAGCAGGCGGCGGCGGCCCTGCTCAGGCTCCCCGAACCACCCACGGCGCTGCTGGTGACCAACCACGAGGCGTCGCTGGGCGTGCTCCAGGTCATCGCCGCCACCAAGGTCCCGGTGCCCGAACGGCTGTCGGTGGTCTGCACCGAGGACGAGCCGGCCTGGGCGTGGTGGACCCCGCAGATCACGACCGTCGACAACCGCGCCGACCTGCTCGCCGAGCGCGCGGCGGCCGTCCTGCTCGCCCAGCTGGTGGGCGCCGAGAGCGCGTACCCGGTGAGCCGGGAGGAACTGGTCGAGCCGGCGCTGGTCGAGCGGGCCTCGACGGCGCCGCCGGCCTGA
- a CDS encoding TIGR03086 family metal-binding protein has product MTDPVSGPPAVRSAADLAAGALAAVRPEHLTARTPCADFDVRALLDHLAWAALISQRAATRMPLDPPTPGRPAPFLDGLLPEQWAAAIAPELDAAADAWADPAAWQGDTVLGGATVPAAVVGPLMLTEFVVHGWDLATAVGAPLFLSATLAPVTLAAVEQVAPMGRDGGWYGPAVPVPEDANPLDRALALTGRDPDWTG; this is encoded by the coding sequence GTGACCGACCCCGTCTCCGGGCCTCCTGCTGTCCGCTCGGCCGCCGACCTGGCCGCCGGCGCGCTGGCCGCCGTCCGCCCCGAGCACCTGACCGCCCGCACCCCCTGCGCCGACTTCGACGTCCGCGCGCTGCTGGACCACCTCGCCTGGGCGGCGCTGATCTCCCAGCGGGCCGCCACCCGGATGCCGCTGGACCCACCGACGCCCGGGCGGCCCGCGCCGTTCCTCGACGGGCTGCTGCCCGAGCAGTGGGCGGCCGCGATCGCCCCCGAGCTGGACGCCGCCGCCGACGCCTGGGCCGACCCGGCCGCCTGGCAGGGCGACACGGTGCTCGGCGGCGCCACGGTGCCTGCCGCCGTCGTCGGCCCGCTGATGCTCACCGAGTTCGTCGTGCACGGCTGGGACCTGGCCACGGCCGTCGGCGCACCGCTGTTCCTCTCCGCCACCCTGGCCCCGGTCACGCTCGCGGCCGTCGAGCAGGTCGCCCCCATGGGCCGGGACGGCGGCTGGTACGGCCCCGCCGTCCCGGTGCCGGAAGACGCGAACCCGCTGGACCGC
- a CDS encoding alcohol dehydrogenase catalytic domain-containing protein — protein sequence MLAARFHAAHRPLALDDVPVPEPGSDEVRVRIGAAGVCGTELHFTDGLYAPAKTPMTLGHEAAGTVEAVGSAVTGWAPGDRVAVYYYLFCGACRWCLRGRQNLCLAPRGVLAFAADGAFAEQLVVPAHCLVRLPDELSFEQAAPLCCAGTTAVHALTEADVEPGDLLVVMGSGGVGLATVQEARRRGATVVAVSRDDARRVAARAAGATAAVSPADLPDTVARLSAGQGADVVVELAGVTATLELSTAVLGRRGRLVLVGYSADQLTVSPLAMVVAEQRVVSSVGNTLAELEQAVALAAAGQLAPPVAGTLPLARVNDALDRLRAGDVAGRLVLTP from the coding sequence ATGCTCGCTGCCCGTTTCCACGCGGCACACCGACCACTGGCCCTGGACGACGTCCCGGTGCCCGAACCCGGCTCCGACGAGGTGCGCGTGCGCATCGGCGCCGCCGGGGTCTGCGGCACCGAACTGCACTTCACCGACGGCCTGTACGCACCCGCGAAGACCCCGATGACGCTGGGGCACGAGGCCGCCGGCACGGTCGAGGCGGTCGGCTCCGCGGTCACCGGCTGGGCCCCGGGCGACCGGGTGGCGGTCTACTACTACCTGTTCTGCGGCGCCTGCCGCTGGTGCCTGCGCGGGCGGCAGAACCTCTGCCTGGCCCCGCGCGGCGTGCTCGCCTTCGCCGCGGACGGCGCCTTCGCCGAGCAGCTCGTCGTCCCGGCGCACTGCCTGGTCCGCCTCCCCGACGAGCTGTCGTTCGAGCAGGCCGCCCCGCTGTGCTGCGCCGGCACCACCGCGGTGCACGCGCTGACCGAGGCCGACGTCGAGCCGGGTGACCTGCTGGTGGTGATGGGCAGCGGCGGGGTCGGGCTGGCCACGGTGCAGGAGGCCCGGCGCCGGGGCGCCACCGTGGTCGCGGTCAGCCGGGACGACGCCCGCCGGGTCGCCGCCCGGGCGGCCGGGGCGACCGCGGCGGTCTCCCCCGCCGACCTGCCCGACACGGTCGCCCGGCTCTCCGCTGGCCAGGGCGCCGACGTCGTCGTGGAGCTGGCCGGCGTCACCGCCACGCTGGAGCTCTCCACCGCGGTGCTGGGCAGGCGCGGCCGGCTGGTCCTGGTCGGGTACAGCGCCGACCAGCTCACCGTCAGCCCGCTGGCCATGGTCGTCGCCGAGCAGCGGGTCGTCTCCAGCGTGGGCAACACCCTCGCCGAGCTGGAGCAGGCGGTGGCGCTCGCCGCGGCCGGCCAGCTCGCGCCGCCGGTCGCGGGCACGCTGCCGCTGGCGCGGGTCAACGACGCGCTGGACCGGCTCCGTGCCGGGGACGTCGCCGGCCGACTGGTGCTCACCCCGTAA
- a CDS encoding siderophore-interacting protein: protein MSTATTERPARTASAVSAPATAPGYRFFSVRVARVHRLSPTFLRLTFAGPDLAGFGAGGADQRIKLVLSRDGAPVEELLTDGPGWYQEYCALPDDRRPYLRTYTVRAVRPELGELDVDVVLHGIDDGHAGPAATWAADAVPGDRMVVLGPDRPGTGRAWGVEWAPPADGTLFLAGDETAVPAISAIVEALPAGRRTIAVLEVPVAGDVLSLRVPAGVEVRWLVRGARARGEALGPAVHAALCELGVAKPTPGLEPEDVDLEHGLLWEVPEARADGCYAWLAGEAGMVKKLRRRLVRDLGVPRTSVAFMGYWRIGAAEGG from the coding sequence ATGAGCACGGCGACGACCGAACGTCCCGCCCGCACCGCGTCGGCGGTCTCGGCTCCGGCCACGGCGCCCGGCTACCGCTTCTTCTCCGTGCGCGTCGCCCGCGTGCACCGGCTCAGCCCCACCTTCCTGCGGCTCACCTTCGCCGGCCCGGACCTGGCCGGCTTCGGCGCCGGCGGCGCGGACCAGCGGATCAAGCTGGTCCTCTCCCGGGACGGCGCCCCCGTCGAGGAGCTGCTCACCGACGGCCCCGGCTGGTACCAGGAGTACTGCGCGCTGCCCGACGATCGGCGCCCGTACCTGCGTACCTACACGGTCCGCGCCGTCCGCCCCGAGCTCGGCGAGCTCGACGTCGACGTCGTCCTGCACGGGATCGACGACGGCCACGCCGGCCCGGCTGCGACGTGGGCCGCCGACGCCGTGCCCGGCGACCGGATGGTCGTCCTCGGCCCCGACCGGCCGGGCACCGGCCGCGCCTGGGGCGTCGAGTGGGCCCCGCCGGCCGACGGCACGCTCTTCCTGGCCGGCGACGAGACCGCGGTCCCGGCCATCAGCGCGATCGTGGAGGCGCTGCCCGCCGGGCGCCGCACCATCGCGGTGCTGGAGGTCCCGGTGGCCGGTGACGTGCTCTCCCTGCGCGTGCCCGCGGGGGTCGAGGTCCGCTGGCTGGTCCGCGGCGCCCGTGCCCGTGGTGAGGCGCTGGGCCCGGCCGTGCACGCTGCGCTGTGCGAGCTCGGCGTCGCCAAGCCCACCCCCGGCCTGGAGCCCGAGGACGTCGACCTGGAGCACGGGCTGCTCTGGGAGGTCCCCGAGGCCCGCGCCGACGGCTGCTACGCGTGGCTGGCCGGGGAGGCCGGGATGGTCAAGAAGCTGCGCCGCCGGCTGGTGCGCGATCTCGGCGTCCCGCGCACCTCGGTGGCGTTCATGGGGTACTGGCGCATCGGCGCGGCCGAAGGCGGCTGA
- a CDS encoding SDR family NAD(P)-dependent oxidoreductase: MTETKPLALVTGASSGIGFELARQFAQRGYDVVINAEDTQIDTAAAKVRAEGTEVIPIRADLRTPDGIAQLWSQVQALGRPLEAAALNAGVGRGGAFVDTDWADDLEVMQLNVVSTAAMLKLVLVEMTGRNSGRVLVTSSIASTMPGPYQPVYNASKSFVQSLTEAVQQELKDSAVTVTALMPGATDTDFFSRADLDDTAIGQSSKDDPADVAKQGLDALMAGKDKVLASSLKTKVQGAANKVLPDAFKSSAHEAMAKPRD; encoded by the coding sequence ATGACTGAGACCAAGCCCCTCGCCCTGGTCACCGGCGCGTCGAGCGGCATCGGGTTCGAGCTCGCCCGGCAGTTCGCCCAGCGCGGCTACGACGTCGTGATCAACGCCGAGGACACCCAGATCGACACGGCGGCCGCGAAGGTGCGGGCCGAGGGCACCGAGGTGATCCCCATCCGGGCCGACCTCCGCACCCCCGACGGCATCGCCCAGCTGTGGAGCCAGGTCCAAGCCCTCGGCCGGCCCCTCGAGGCGGCTGCGCTCAACGCCGGCGTCGGCCGTGGTGGCGCCTTCGTCGACACCGACTGGGCCGACGACCTCGAGGTCATGCAGCTCAACGTCGTCTCGACCGCGGCCATGCTCAAGCTGGTGCTGGTGGAGATGACCGGCCGCAACTCCGGCCGGGTGCTGGTGACCTCCTCGATCGCCTCGACCATGCCCGGCCCCTACCAGCCGGTCTACAACGCCTCGAAGTCCTTCGTGCAGTCGCTCACCGAGGCGGTCCAGCAGGAGCTCAAGGACTCCGCCGTCACCGTCACGGCCCTGATGCCCGGAGCGACCGACACCGACTTCTTCTCCCGGGCCGACCTGGACGACACCGCCATCGGCCAGAGCTCCAAGGACGACCCCGCCGACGTCGCCAAGCAGGGTCTCGACGCGTTGATGGCGGGCAAGGACAAGGTCCTTGCGTCCTCGTTGAAGACCAAGGTCCAGGGGGCCGCCAACAAGGTGCTGCCCGACGCCTTCAAGAGCTCCGCCCACGAGGCGATGGCCAAGCCGCGCGACTGA